One Prosthecobacter vanneervenii genomic window carries:
- a CDS encoding SMP-30/gluconolactonase/LRE family protein has translation MHPTRLLALVFSLLSPVLCSAADDYQPGPDSKPQEGVPKGDVLKFEFKNSKIFPGTVRDYWVYVPKQYTPDKPACVHVNQDGIQNLAPVVFDNLIAKKEIPIIIGVFVMHGRVPSGDPATQLDRYNRSVEYDGLGENYARFILEELLPEVEKITLPDGRPIRLSHDGNDRSIGGSSSGAIAAFTAAWERPEAFSRVFSSIGTYVDQRGGNDYPVMIRKAEPKALRVFLQDGSNDANGTGGNWFLANQEMLSAFEFAGYEVNHVWGDGGHNGKHATAIFPDAMRWLWKDWPKAVTKGTGSRAPVMEVLGAGSEWQLVGEGYGFTEGPAANAKGEVFFTDIPNSRIHKVALDGTVSVFAENTGKANGLMFGPDGRLFACANGNKQIVAYDEAGKMSVIAEGIESNDLCIGQNGNLYVTDPPHKQVWLIKPNGEKSVVDTNDKSGIAFPNGIRLSPDQSLLLVADMRGQFVWSYHIQPDGTLTAKQPYHHLRIVDGLMESGADGMTLDSRGRLYVTTHAGIQFCDQAGRVNGIIAKPQRKWLANVVFGGSNFDELYACNGDKVFKRKTQVKGVRSADAPIKPEKPRL, from the coding sequence ATGCACCCGACCCGCCTGCTCGCTCTCGTTTTTTCCCTTCTCTCCCCGGTTCTCTGCTCTGCGGCAGACGACTACCAGCCCGGCCCCGACTCCAAACCTCAGGAAGGCGTGCCGAAAGGCGATGTGCTGAAGTTTGAATTCAAAAACAGCAAAATCTTCCCCGGCACCGTGCGCGATTACTGGGTGTACGTGCCCAAGCAATACACTCCCGACAAGCCCGCCTGTGTGCATGTGAACCAGGACGGCATCCAAAACCTCGCGCCTGTGGTCTTTGACAATCTCATCGCCAAAAAAGAGATCCCCATCATCATCGGCGTCTTCGTCATGCATGGCCGTGTGCCGTCGGGAGATCCCGCCACACAATTGGACCGCTACAACCGCAGCGTGGAATACGACGGCCTGGGCGAGAACTACGCGCGCTTCATCCTGGAAGAACTGCTGCCTGAGGTGGAAAAGATCACGCTGCCGGACGGCCGCCCCATCCGCCTTTCGCACGATGGCAATGACCGCAGCATCGGCGGCAGCAGCAGCGGGGCCATCGCCGCCTTCACCGCTGCCTGGGAGCGCCCCGAGGCCTTCAGCCGCGTGTTCAGCAGCATCGGCACCTACGTGGACCAGCGCGGCGGCAATGACTACCCGGTGATGATTCGCAAAGCCGAGCCCAAGGCCCTGCGCGTCTTTCTGCAAGACGGCAGCAATGATGCGAACGGCACCGGCGGCAACTGGTTCCTGGCCAACCAGGAGATGCTCTCCGCCTTTGAATTCGCAGGCTATGAAGTGAATCACGTGTGGGGAGACGGCGGCCACAATGGCAAGCATGCCACCGCTATTTTCCCCGATGCCATGCGCTGGCTTTGGAAGGACTGGCCCAAGGCGGTGACCAAGGGCACAGGCTCACGCGCTCCGGTGATGGAAGTACTGGGAGCTGGTAGCGAATGGCAGCTCGTGGGAGAGGGCTACGGCTTCACCGAAGGCCCGGCGGCGAATGCGAAGGGAGAGGTCTTCTTCACCGACATCCCCAACAGCCGCATCCACAAGGTGGCGCTGGACGGCACGGTGAGCGTTTTCGCGGAAAACACCGGCAAGGCCAATGGCCTCATGTTTGGCCCCGATGGCCGCCTCTTCGCCTGCGCGAACGGGAACAAGCAGATCGTCGCCTACGATGAAGCCGGTAAGATGAGCGTCATCGCCGAGGGCATTGAGTCCAACGACCTCTGCATCGGCCAAAACGGCAATCTCTACGTGACCGATCCGCCGCACAAGCAGGTCTGGCTCATCAAGCCCAATGGCGAAAAGAGCGTGGTGGACACCAATGACAAAAGCGGCATCGCCTTCCCCAATGGCATCCGCCTTTCACCCGACCAGAGCCTGCTGTTGGTGGCCGACATGCGCGGCCAGTTTGTGTGGAGCTACCATATCCAACCTGACGGCACGCTTACCGCCAAGCAGCCCTACCACCACCTCCGCATCGTCGATGGCCTGATGGAAAGCGGCGCTGATGGCATGACGCTGGACAGCAGAGGCCGCCTCTACGTGACCACCCACGCCGGCATCCAGTTCTGCGACCAGGCCGGGCGCGTGAACGGCATCATCGCCAAGCCCCAGCGCAAGTGGCTGGCCAATGTGGTCTTCGGCGGCTCAAACTTCGACGAGCTCTACGCCTGCAACGGCGACAAGGTCTTCAAACGCAAGACCCAGGTGAAAGGCGTGCGCTCAGCAGATGCGCCAATCAAGCCCGAGAAGCCGAGGCTGTAA
- a CDS encoding outer membrane protein assembly factor BamB family protein — protein sequence MPPKFPLILTLLVGGVFVWLWSTDHVFRSASIMLLVPLYLLLMALWWALHRKGMRLRRLGVFAVGIACIWGLFKYVIRYDGSADGSAMPSLAWRWQKPEALPALKAAAADAGAAPTPMPAGAADMPRFFGLKGDGAYPEPDWQTDWAAHPPREVWRIKVGDGWAGFSVAGGRALTQEQRGEEEYVTCYDLATGKLLWAHADKARFDEPMGGIGPRATPTVDLAHNAVLALGAKGLLNCLDLTTGKPRWSKDVLKDCESTKDPEWGKSTSPLIVGENVIASGGDKGITLAAYRIADGQLVWKAGEDGGSYSSPVLATVAGREQIVSVNANSVTGHDPATGAVLWKFDWPGFFPKVCQPAQVSPDRILVTSSYGLKSNLLEIKADAAGKMAVSSVWSSSAPRTKFSSPSVLGGHAYALDEGTFCCVDLATGERVWRDGRYGFGQQIKLGDHWLLVQAEKGFVALVKANPAKLEEVAKLQALSSKTWNPPTLAGRWLLVRNDKEAVCYELAAK from the coding sequence ATGCCCCCCAAATTCCCCCTCATCCTCACGCTGCTGGTAGGCGGTGTCTTCGTCTGGCTATGGAGCACCGATCACGTGTTCCGCTCTGCCAGCATCATGCTGCTGGTGCCGCTGTACCTTCTGCTCATGGCCCTCTGGTGGGCGCTGCACAGGAAGGGCATGCGGCTCCGGCGCCTGGGCGTATTTGCGGTCGGCATCGCCTGCATCTGGGGTTTGTTCAAGTATGTGATCCGCTATGACGGCAGCGCCGATGGCTCGGCCATGCCCAGCCTGGCGTGGCGCTGGCAGAAGCCGGAAGCCCTGCCCGCATTAAAAGCGGCGGCGGCAGACGCAGGTGCGGCCCCCACCCCCATGCCTGCGGGTGCGGCGGACATGCCGCGCTTCTTTGGTCTCAAAGGAGACGGTGCCTACCCCGAGCCTGACTGGCAGACCGACTGGGCCGCGCATCCTCCGCGCGAGGTCTGGCGCATCAAGGTGGGCGATGGCTGGGCGGGCTTTTCTGTGGCAGGCGGTCGTGCCCTGACGCAGGAGCAGCGCGGCGAGGAGGAGTATGTGACCTGCTATGACCTGGCCACCGGCAAGCTGCTCTGGGCCCATGCGGACAAGGCACGCTTTGATGAGCCTATGGGCGGCATCGGCCCGCGCGCCACCCCCACCGTGGATCTGGCGCACAATGCTGTGCTGGCGCTCGGTGCCAAAGGCCTGCTGAACTGCCTGGACCTGACCACCGGCAAGCCGCGCTGGAGCAAGGACGTGCTGAAGGACTGCGAGAGCACCAAGGACCCCGAGTGGGGCAAGAGCACCTCCCCGCTGATCGTGGGGGAAAACGTGATCGCCAGCGGTGGCGACAAGGGCATCACCCTCGCGGCCTACCGCATCGCCGACGGGCAGCTCGTGTGGAAGGCAGGCGAGGACGGCGGCAGCTACAGCTCCCCCGTGCTGGCCACCGTGGCCGGGCGCGAGCAGATCGTGAGTGTGAACGCCAACTCGGTGACCGGGCACGATCCCGCCACAGGTGCGGTGCTGTGGAAGTTCGACTGGCCGGGCTTTTTCCCCAAAGTCTGCCAGCCTGCCCAGGTGTCGCCGGACCGCATTCTCGTGACGAGCAGCTACGGCCTGAAAAGCAACCTGCTGGAGATCAAGGCGGATGCCGCAGGCAAGATGGCCGTCTCCTCCGTTTGGAGCAGCAGCGCGCCGCGCACCAAATTCAGCAGCCCCAGCGTGCTGGGCGGCCATGCCTACGCGCTGGATGAGGGCACCTTCTGCTGCGTGGATCTGGCCACCGGCGAGCGCGTCTGGCGCGATGGGCGCTACGGCTTTGGCCAGCAGATCAAGCTGGGAGATCACTGGCTGCTAGTGCAGGCCGAAAAGGGTTTCGTAGCTCTGGTGAAAGCCAATCCGGCAAAGCTGGAGGAAGTCGCGAAGCTGCAGGCCCTGAGCAGCAAGACCTGGAATCCGCCCACCCTCGCAGGCCGCTGGCTGCTGGTGCGCAATGACAAAGAAGCCGTGTGCTACGAGCTGGCTGCGAAGTGA
- a CDS encoding Lrp/AsnC family transcriptional regulator has product MSVATATPPAAVPTEHTDPVNAQILAVSEDRIKGFTPTPFQDIAEGCGLPLETVVERIRAMLRAGVIRRVRQTLLANKLAEGALVAWKVPTEKLEAAFEFLFKEDPFSGHVVLRSTDREVSGSDYRLWTTLKVPQDRNINDHCDVLARLIGAENYYTMQAHGIFALGVGHVRRKTMEPGEKADEPAKMMTTNIAELDEEEWNVLLHLKGDLTPEEVGPNPWEGRAKAAGVSLEKFCEVAKRLDKKGVIGRFSTFLEHVKPSAAGVRVTRFNALFHWKVPKGMEERAGGEVGRHPIMTHCYWREGGDRFANVNIMGVIHGTDKETVLAHKAAIDKHLADVGIPLEYTNVFWGGRSEIKPSEISPIVFKEWHAKWKDVAGPVV; this is encoded by the coding sequence ATGTCCGTCGCCACCGCCACTCCCCCTGCCGCCGTCCCCACCGAGCACACCGACCCCGTGAACGCCCAGATCCTGGCCGTGAGCGAGGACCGCATCAAGGGCTTCACCCCCACGCCGTTTCAGGACATCGCCGAGGGCTGCGGCCTGCCGCTGGAGACCGTGGTGGAGCGCATCCGCGCCATGCTGCGCGCAGGCGTGATCCGCCGCGTGCGCCAGACCCTGCTGGCCAACAAGCTGGCCGAAGGCGCGCTGGTGGCCTGGAAGGTGCCCACCGAAAAGCTGGAGGCCGCCTTTGAGTTCCTCTTCAAAGAAGACCCCTTCTCCGGCCACGTGGTGCTGCGCTCCACCGACCGCGAGGTCAGCGGCAGCGACTACCGCCTGTGGACCACCCTGAAGGTGCCGCAGGATCGCAACATCAATGACCACTGCGATGTGCTGGCCCGCCTGATCGGCGCGGAAAACTACTACACCATGCAGGCCCACGGCATCTTCGCCCTCGGCGTGGGCCACGTGCGCCGCAAGACCATGGAACCCGGCGAGAAAGCCGACGAGCCCGCCAAGATGATGACCACCAACATCGCCGAGCTGGACGAGGAGGAGTGGAATGTGCTGCTGCATCTCAAAGGCGACCTGACTCCCGAAGAAGTGGGCCCCAACCCCTGGGAAGGCCGCGCCAAGGCCGCCGGTGTCTCGCTGGAAAAATTCTGCGAAGTGGCGAAGCGTCTGGACAAAAAAGGCGTGATCGGCCGCTTCTCCACCTTCCTGGAGCATGTGAAGCCCAGCGCCGCAGGCGTGCGCGTCACGCGCTTCAATGCACTCTTCCACTGGAAGGTGCCCAAGGGCATGGAAGAACGCGCCGGTGGCGAGGTGGGCCGCCACCCCATCATGACCCACTGCTACTGGCGTGAAGGCGGCGACCGCTTTGCCAATGTGAACATCATGGGCGTCATCCACGGCACCGACAAGGAAACCGTGCTGGCGCACAAGGCCGCCATCGACAAGCACCTGGCCGATGTGGGCATCCCCCTGGAATACACCAACGTCTTCTGGGGCGGCCGCAGCGAGATCAAGCCCAGCGAGATCTCCCCCATCGTCTTCAAGGAATGGCACGCCAAGTGGAAGGATGTGGCAGGACCTGTGGTCTAA
- a CDS encoding lipoate--protein ligase family protein: MDSASPLFDQLILHFDPVPHDGPWNMAADQAWLELSEVPVLRVYRWTEPTATIGYAQSLAKLGDSLPRWPVVRRWTGGGVVLHDNDYTYSVIVPAVHPWSQTNPLESYRLIHESLARALCDGSRLAGMEDLIEAPFCFVAPAMHDVIRDKVKVAGAGQRRGKLGLLHQGSVQQVTLGDDFWPRWAAQLAKNVLVHSEMTPAMKERADELTQKRYSLPSWLNEREDAL; the protein is encoded by the coding sequence GTGGATTCAGCATCTCCTCTCTTCGACCAACTCATTCTCCATTTTGATCCCGTGCCGCATGACGGCCCCTGGAACATGGCGGCCGATCAGGCCTGGCTGGAGCTCAGCGAGGTGCCCGTGCTGCGGGTGTATCGCTGGACGGAGCCCACGGCGACCATCGGCTACGCGCAGAGTCTGGCAAAGCTGGGCGATTCGCTGCCGCGCTGGCCGGTGGTGCGGCGCTGGACGGGAGGCGGCGTGGTGCTGCATGACAACGACTACACCTACTCGGTCATCGTGCCTGCGGTGCATCCGTGGTCGCAGACCAATCCGCTGGAAAGCTACCGCCTCATCCATGAGTCGCTGGCGCGTGCGCTGTGCGACGGCAGCCGGCTCGCAGGCATGGAGGACCTGATCGAGGCGCCGTTTTGTTTTGTAGCTCCCGCCATGCATGATGTCATCCGTGACAAGGTGAAGGTGGCCGGGGCAGGGCAGCGGCGTGGCAAGCTGGGGCTGCTGCACCAGGGCAGCGTGCAGCAGGTGACGCTGGGCGATGACTTCTGGCCGCGCTGGGCGGCACAACTGGCCAAAAACGTGCTCGTTCATTCCGAGATGACTCCTGCAATGAAAGAGCGAGCCGATGAACTGACGCAGAAGCGCTACAGTCTGCCTTCTTGGCTGAATGAAAGGGAGGATGCGCTGTGA
- a CDS encoding DUF721 domain-containing protein — protein sequence MDHRKPTAAMRRRHNLIAEWRGVEDGPLMDLPTLMVGNLAAQIVAQAGLANRVKLEDILAAWQEIVGAFLFKLTRPDTFERGVLTVRLLQPTAHHALMQEKVKILRRLQEKLPDAKIKDVRFRHG from the coding sequence ATGGACCACCGCAAGCCCACCGCCGCCATGCGCCGGCGCCACAACCTCATCGCCGAATGGCGGGGGGTGGAGGACGGGCCGCTGATGGACCTGCCGACCCTGATGGTGGGAAACCTGGCCGCGCAGATCGTAGCCCAGGCCGGGCTGGCCAATCGCGTGAAGCTGGAGGACATCCTGGCCGCCTGGCAGGAGATCGTGGGGGCCTTTCTCTTCAAGCTCACCCGCCCGGACACCTTTGAGCGCGGCGTGCTGACCGTGCGCCTGCTCCAGCCCACCGCGCACCATGCGCTGATGCAGGAAAAGGTGAAAATCCTCCGCCGCCTGCAGGAAAAGCTGCCCGATGCCAAGATCAAGGACGTGAGATTCCGGCACGGGTGA
- a CDS encoding ThuA domain-containing protein yields the protein MKHLLLSLLAASGLMAADHVVYEPAGAAKGKHIVLLSGDEEYRSEEAMPMLGKLLSQRHGFKCTVLFSLGADGTIDPKNGASLPHPEALDSADAIVMLLRFRHWDEATTKKFEAAVNRGIPIVALRTSTHAFNGYPKDSPYAAWNFNNNGGWGKKFLGETWVSHWGKHKVEATRGVIEAANANHPVLTAVSDLFANTDVYEAAPPADSIILVRGQILQGMTPDTAPASYRKATAAKVEQEVNSPMMPVAWLRVVKNDAGTENKILATTMGAATDLTNEGLRRMVVNGVYWGLGLNVPEKADVTPVGEYKPTMYGFGEFKKGLKPDDFVMGK from the coding sequence ATGAAACATCTGCTCCTCTCCCTGCTTGCCGCGTCCGGCCTGATGGCCGCTGATCACGTCGTCTATGAACCCGCCGGTGCGGCTAAAGGAAAGCACATCGTGCTGCTCTCTGGCGACGAGGAATACCGCAGCGAGGAGGCCATGCCCATGCTGGGCAAGCTCCTGAGCCAGCGCCACGGCTTTAAATGCACCGTGCTTTTCAGCCTGGGCGCAGACGGCACCATCGATCCCAAAAACGGAGCCAGCCTGCCCCACCCCGAGGCGCTGGACAGCGCGGACGCCATCGTGATGCTGCTGCGCTTCCGCCACTGGGACGAGGCCACCACCAAGAAATTTGAAGCTGCGGTGAACCGCGGCATCCCCATCGTGGCCCTGCGCACCAGCACGCATGCCTTCAACGGCTACCCGAAGGACAGCCCCTATGCCGCGTGGAACTTCAACAACAACGGCGGCTGGGGTAAAAAATTCCTCGGCGAGACCTGGGTGAGCCATTGGGGCAAGCACAAGGTCGAGGCCACTCGTGGCGTCATCGAAGCTGCCAATGCGAATCATCCCGTGCTCACCGCCGTGAGCGATCTCTTTGCCAACACGGATGTGTATGAAGCCGCCCCGCCTGCCGACTCCATCATCCTGGTGCGCGGCCAGATCCTCCAGGGCATGACGCCCGACACCGCCCCCGCCAGCTACCGCAAAGCCACCGCCGCCAAGGTGGAGCAGGAGGTGAACAGCCCCATGATGCCCGTGGCCTGGCTGCGCGTGGTGAAGAACGACGCCGGCACCGAAAACAAGATCCTGGCCACTACGATGGGTGCCGCCACCGACCTGACCAACGAAGGCCTCCGCCGCATGGTGGTGAACGGCGTGTACTGGGGTTTGGGCCTCAACGTGCCCGAGAAGGCCGACGTGACCCCCGTGGGGGAGTACAAGCCCACGATGTACGGCTTCGGCGAGTTCAAGAAGGGACTGAAGCCGGATGACTTTGTGATGGGGAAGTGA
- a CDS encoding DUF1015 domain-containing protein — protein MRIRTFQGLVPTQKNAPEVAAVPYDVVNREEAAALAKGKPFSLLHVDRAEIDLDPEIDPYSAPVYAKARENFDRLQKDGILVRESKPCMYLYRQVIAGHSQTGLVTVCHTEDYEKDIIKKHEKTRQDKEDDRTNLVDKLDANTGPIFLTYRQRPGITALIESFMKDEKPINDFTAPDGVRHQVWRLSLGLCVSLTGLFESQVPCAYVADGHHRAASAFRVSKMRREANPNHTGQENYNWFLSVLFPGNELKILPYNRAVKDLNCNDREEFIKKVGEVFTLKPTTLKSPTQPGQCCMYLKDQWYELTWQADKNASPIDQLDVSILQDRLLKPILGIDDPRTSKRIDFIGGIRGTAELEKLVNGKEHTVAFSMYPTTVDQLMAISDVGQIMPPKSTWFEPKLRSGLFIHTLEG, from the coding sequence ATGCGCATCCGCACATTCCAAGGTCTCGTCCCCACCCAGAAAAACGCCCCCGAAGTCGCCGCCGTCCCCTATGACGTGGTGAACCGCGAGGAGGCAGCCGCCCTTGCCAAAGGCAAGCCCTTCAGCCTCCTGCATGTGGACCGTGCCGAGATCGACCTGGACCCCGAGATCGACCCCTATTCCGCCCCCGTCTATGCCAAGGCCCGTGAGAACTTTGACCGCCTGCAAAAGGACGGCATCCTCGTCCGCGAAAGCAAGCCCTGCATGTACCTCTACCGCCAGGTGATCGCCGGCCATAGCCAGACCGGCCTCGTGACCGTCTGCCACACCGAGGACTACGAGAAGGACATCATCAAAAAGCACGAAAAGACCCGCCAGGACAAGGAAGACGACCGCACCAATCTGGTGGACAAGCTGGACGCCAACACCGGCCCCATCTTCCTCACCTACCGCCAGCGCCCCGGCATCACCGCCCTCATCGAGAGCTTCATGAAGGACGAGAAGCCCATCAATGACTTCACCGCCCCCGATGGCGTGCGTCATCAGGTCTGGCGCCTCTCCCTGGGCCTCTGCGTCTCTCTCACCGGCCTGTTTGAGAGCCAGGTGCCCTGCGCCTACGTGGCCGATGGACACCACCGCGCCGCCAGCGCCTTCCGCGTCAGCAAGATGCGCCGCGAGGCCAACCCGAACCACACCGGGCAGGAAAACTACAACTGGTTCCTCAGCGTGCTCTTCCCCGGCAACGAGCTCAAAATCCTGCCCTACAACCGCGCGGTGAAGGACCTGAACTGCAATGACCGCGAGGAGTTTATCAAGAAGGTCGGCGAAGTCTTCACCCTCAAGCCCACCACGCTCAAATCCCCCACACAGCCCGGCCAGTGCTGCATGTACCTCAAGGACCAGTGGTATGAGCTCACTTGGCAGGCGGACAAAAACGCCAGCCCCATCGACCAGCTCGATGTGAGCATTCTGCAGGACCGCCTGCTCAAGCCCATCCTTGGCATCGACGACCCGCGCACCAGCAAGCGCATCGACTTCATCGGTGGCATCCGTGGCACCGCCGAGCTGGAAAAGCTGGTGAACGGCAAGGAGCACACCGTGGCCTTTTCCATGTACCCCACCACCGTGGATCAGCTCATGGCCATCTCAGACGTCGGCCAGATCATGCCGCCTAAGAGCACCTGGTTTGAGCCCAAGCTGCGCAGCGGTTTGTTCATCCACACGCTGGAGGGCTGA
- a CDS encoding CbiX/SirB N-terminal domain-containing protein: MTSHKHAALIVVGHGSTTNPDSSEPTHRHADTIRRRGLFREVACCFWKEEPNMREVYEMVDSDVIYIVPNFISEGYFCQQVLPRELRLDGPTTQRDGKTIRYCDPVGIHPNMTRLLLQRADEVAPHVPREQTSLVIVGHGTSLNENSTKAIQDQVALIRAGHYGFAEVLDAYMEEAPFVKDWATLTTAPNVVVVPFFIADGLHSFQDIPVLLGMREEVGEALSESGVFHQNPHLLQGRSIYYSGAIGTESLMADVILDQVHDFDVKHGVQDTPGMANDEIKSSLAYWLNSGIDEIGEIAIITNTDGSYSLCHTADRGKDGLQVHHEAHDALYIARNDAAGTFRPLHSAPTLNRGWRLDLADLEELRLALDFFYPAAIGMARALEQEKLSAVPLRDLLGRQTGMYRFANNITDDQAHAMIGKTCANTKCLRRILWPLTATQPMAGAAASKTQPSHADNAIPLLCIEACTHVVSAARKVARENHEAKEKAAVG, encoded by the coding sequence TTGACCTCACACAAACACGCCGCACTCATCGTCGTCGGTCATGGTTCCACCACGAACCCGGACTCCAGCGAGCCCACGCACCGCCACGCCGACACCATCCGCCGCCGGGGCCTCTTCCGCGAGGTGGCCTGCTGCTTCTGGAAAGAGGAGCCCAACATGCGCGAGGTCTATGAGATGGTGGACAGCGACGTCATCTACATCGTGCCCAATTTCATCAGCGAGGGCTACTTCTGCCAGCAGGTGCTCCCGCGCGAGCTCCGGCTCGATGGCCCCACCACGCAGCGCGATGGCAAGACCATCCGCTACTGCGACCCCGTGGGCATCCACCCCAACATGACGCGCCTGCTGCTGCAGCGCGCCGACGAGGTGGCCCCGCACGTGCCGCGAGAGCAGACCAGCCTCGTCATCGTGGGCCATGGCACCAGTTTGAATGAGAACTCCACCAAGGCCATCCAAGACCAGGTGGCGCTCATCCGCGCCGGGCACTATGGCTTTGCCGAAGTGCTGGACGCCTACATGGAGGAGGCCCCCTTTGTGAAGGACTGGGCCACGCTCACCACCGCGCCCAATGTCGTCGTGGTGCCCTTCTTCATCGCCGATGGCCTGCACAGCTTTCAGGACATCCCCGTGCTCCTCGGCATGCGCGAGGAGGTGGGCGAGGCACTGAGCGAGAGCGGCGTCTTCCACCAGAACCCGCACCTGCTCCAGGGCCGCAGCATCTACTACAGCGGCGCCATCGGCACCGAGTCTCTGATGGCCGATGTCATTCTCGATCAGGTGCACGACTTCGACGTGAAGCACGGCGTGCAAGACACACCCGGCATGGCCAATGACGAGATCAAATCCTCCCTCGCCTACTGGCTCAATTCCGGCATCGATGAGATCGGCGAGATCGCCATCATAACGAACACAGACGGCAGCTACTCGCTCTGCCACACGGCAGATCGTGGCAAAGACGGCCTGCAGGTGCACCACGAGGCACACGATGCCCTCTACATCGCCCGCAACGACGCTGCTGGCACCTTCCGCCCTCTGCACTCCGCGCCCACGCTGAATCGCGGCTGGCGGCTCGACCTCGCTGATCTCGAAGAGCTGCGCCTCGCGCTGGATTTCTTCTACCCCGCCGCCATCGGCATGGCGCGTGCGCTTGAGCAGGAAAAACTCTCCGCCGTGCCGCTGCGCGATCTCCTCGGTCGCCAGACCGGCATGTACCGCTTTGCCAACAACATCACCGACGATCAGGCCCATGCCATGATCGGCAAGACCTGCGCCAACACCAAGTGCCTGCGCCGCATCCTCTGGCCCCTCACCGCCACCCAGCCCATGGCCGGAGCCGCCGCCTCAAAGACACAGCCCAGCCACGCCGACAACGCCATCCCCCTGCTCTGCATTGAAGCCTGCACGCATGTCGTCTCCGCAGCGCGCAAAGTAGCGCGGGAGAATCATGAGGCGAAGGAGAAGGCCGCAGTGGGGTGA